Proteins encoded together in one Rhizobium sp. 11515TR window:
- a CDS encoding FGGY family carbohydrate kinase has protein sequence MRAILAIDQGTTNSKAVLVSENGDIIARGSAPVGISYPQPGWVEQDPDRIYASVCEAIALCLQNAPGATIEAIAISNQRESVTIWDAETGKALGPVLSWQCRRTAPDCERLIADGHLKRVEALTGLPLDPMFPGPKFRWLLDRVARGKKVRIGTIDSWLIHRLTGRRKHVCDASNAARSQLFDLEAQAWSRELGAIFGVDIRLLPEVLDSSSDFGTTLGLAGVPDGTPIRSAIGDSHAALFGHGAFKPGDGKATFGTGSSVMTTLPRFIAPRNGITTTVAWRIAGQPTFAFEGNILVCAASLPWMAGILGLPDVTSLVDLAATAEPDGPGFVPAFVGLGAPYWNSDARALFSQINFSTTRAQMARSVTDSIAFQVHDVIAAMQAQSGGDLGTLYVDGGPSQNRFLMQCVSNLVKHAVIQCEAPEASALGAAYLAGLSIGLWPDLDAITALPRNNKVIEPENIDSTGLLNRWNDALARSTLRTTPVKGE, from the coding sequence ATGCGGGCCATTCTGGCAATCGACCAGGGAACCACCAATTCCAAGGCGGTACTGGTCTCCGAGAACGGAGACATCATTGCCAGAGGCTCTGCTCCGGTAGGCATCTCCTATCCGCAGCCCGGTTGGGTCGAGCAGGATCCCGATCGGATTTACGCATCCGTCTGTGAAGCGATCGCACTATGCCTGCAAAACGCGCCTGGCGCGACAATCGAAGCGATAGCGATCTCCAACCAGCGAGAATCCGTTACTATTTGGGATGCCGAGACGGGCAAGGCGCTTGGACCAGTTTTGAGCTGGCAATGCCGGCGCACGGCGCCGGACTGCGAGCGTCTCATCGCGGACGGACATCTCAAGCGCGTGGAGGCGCTGACCGGCCTCCCCCTTGATCCGATGTTTCCCGGCCCGAAGTTCCGATGGCTTCTCGATCGGGTCGCCCGCGGAAAAAAGGTCCGCATCGGCACGATCGACAGCTGGCTCATTCATCGCCTTACCGGCCGCCGCAAGCATGTCTGCGACGCCTCGAACGCCGCGCGAAGCCAGTTGTTCGACCTTGAGGCCCAAGCCTGGAGCAGGGAATTGGGCGCGATTTTCGGGGTCGATATCCGGCTCCTTCCGGAAGTGCTCGACAGCTCCTCGGACTTCGGAACGACGCTTGGTCTTGCCGGCGTTCCGGATGGCACGCCAATCAGGTCGGCCATCGGCGACAGCCATGCGGCCTTGTTTGGCCACGGAGCCTTCAAGCCGGGCGACGGCAAGGCGACCTTCGGAACGGGCTCGTCCGTCATGACCACTCTTCCGCGCTTCATCGCACCGCGCAATGGCATCACCACAACGGTCGCCTGGCGCATCGCCGGACAACCGACCTTCGCATTCGAAGGCAATATCCTCGTGTGCGCCGCGAGCCTGCCATGGATGGCCGGCATCCTGGGCCTTCCGGACGTTACCTCCCTTGTCGACCTGGCGGCAACCGCCGAGCCTGATGGCCCGGGCTTCGTGCCCGCCTTCGTCGGGCTGGGCGCACCTTACTGGAATTCCGACGCCCGCGCCCTTTTCTCGCAGATCAACTTCAGCACCACCCGCGCGCAGATGGCGCGCTCGGTCACCGACTCGATCGCTTTCCAGGTTCATGACGTGATTGCAGCGATGCAGGCACAGAGCGGTGGCGATCTCGGCACGCTTTACGTCGACGGCGGCCCGAGCCAGAACCGCTTTCTCATGCAGTGCGTATCAAACCTGGTAAAACACGCTGTCATCCAGTGCGAGGCACCGGAAGCGTCGGCGCTTGGGGCAGCCTATCTTGCAGGTCTTTCGATAGGCTTGTGGCCGGATCTCGATGCCATCACGGCGCTTCCGAGAAACAATAAGGTTATCGAGCCGGAAAACATCGACAGTACGGGCCTCCTGAACAGGTGGAATGATGCGCTGGCCCGCTCGACGTTGCGCACAACTCCGGTTAAAGGTGAATAA
- a CDS encoding sugar ABC transporter substrate-binding protein — protein MKLARILLASAAVLAMSLGSVQAKDTKKIGLAVANLQANFFNQIKQSVEDEAKKRGIQVVTVDAKGDGPTQINQIQDLLTQNIDALIYIPAGAAAATVPVKLAKNAGIPVVNVDRNADGAPGDTFLATDSVASAKGVCDYILKQAGGKGKMVIIHGQKGTTPEVDRSKGCAESLKANPGVKVVAEQYSNMWAQDEGFQIMQNMLQANPDVSIVFAQADALALGAAQAIKVANPSQKIVVGGFDGDTAALEALSKGVFDVTATQQTQKMGRDAVANAVKLVAGEKVPAVQLMDATLTTKENVAGFIANHP, from the coding sequence ATGAAACTTGCGCGCATTCTTCTGGCCTCGGCCGCCGTGCTGGCGATGTCATTGGGCTCTGTTCAGGCAAAAGACACCAAGAAGATCGGCCTGGCCGTCGCAAATCTGCAGGCAAACTTCTTCAACCAGATCAAGCAGTCCGTCGAGGATGAGGCCAAGAAGCGTGGCATTCAGGTCGTGACCGTGGATGCTAAGGGCGATGGTCCGACGCAGATCAACCAGATCCAGGATCTGCTGACCCAGAATATTGATGCTTTGATCTATATTCCGGCCGGTGCCGCGGCTGCAACCGTTCCCGTCAAGCTTGCCAAGAATGCCGGTATTCCGGTCGTCAACGTCGACCGCAACGCCGACGGCGCGCCTGGCGACACCTTCCTTGCAACAGATTCCGTCGCGTCCGCCAAGGGCGTTTGCGACTACATCCTCAAGCAGGCCGGCGGCAAGGGCAAGATGGTGATCATCCACGGTCAGAAAGGCACCACGCCTGAAGTCGACCGCAGCAAGGGTTGCGCTGAATCGCTGAAGGCAAATCCAGGCGTGAAGGTGGTTGCCGAACAATATTCCAACATGTGGGCCCAGGACGAGGGCTTCCAGATCATGCAGAACATGCTGCAGGCAAATCCGGATGTATCGATCGTATTTGCTCAGGCCGATGCACTTGCGCTCGGCGCCGCACAGGCGATCAAGGTTGCAAACCCATCCCAGAAGATCGTTGTCGGCGGCTTCGACGGCGATACGGCAGCTCTGGAAGCGCTCAGCAAGGGTGTTTTCGACGTGACCGCGACACAGCAGACGCAGAAGATGGGCCGCGACGCGGTCGCCAATGCCGTCAAGCTCGTCGCCGGCGAGAAGGTGCCTGCGGTGCAGCTCATGGACGCCACGCTGACGACCAAGGAAAACGTGGCCGGCTTCATCGCCAACCACCCGTAA
- a CDS encoding transketolase → MEPSELERVARQIRLRDLQAVYEAGAGHVGGEMSVIDLLTALYFRVLRIWPDQPKHPDRDRFVLSKGHTACALYVTLAKRGFIPEDEISTFLKPHSRLNGHPNCNKVPGVETNTGPLGHGLPVAVGMAKAAKLSGASYHTYVITGDGEMQEGSNWEAIMAAAQFRLDNLTLVVDHNRFQQGAALSDTNDIAPLRPKLEAFGWDVSEIDGNNMHEVVPALEHRSDRPHCIVAHTNKGHGISFMQDRVDWHHKVPNKEQYEVALAELSEAL, encoded by the coding sequence ATGGAGCCTTCCGAACTTGAACGCGTTGCTCGCCAGATACGTCTGCGAGACCTCCAGGCAGTCTACGAGGCAGGGGCCGGACATGTCGGCGGCGAGATGTCCGTGATCGATCTCCTGACCGCACTGTATTTCCGCGTGCTGCGCATCTGGCCGGATCAGCCGAAACATCCCGATCGGGACAGGTTTGTGCTGTCGAAGGGACATACGGCATGCGCGCTCTATGTCACGCTGGCAAAACGCGGTTTCATTCCGGAAGACGAAATCTCGACCTTCCTGAAGCCGCATTCGCGGCTCAATGGCCACCCCAATTGCAACAAGGTGCCGGGCGTCGAAACCAATACTGGTCCTCTTGGGCACGGCCTGCCGGTCGCGGTCGGCATGGCCAAGGCAGCCAAACTATCGGGCGCTAGCTACCATACCTATGTCATCACCGGCGACGGCGAGATGCAGGAGGGCTCCAACTGGGAAGCGATCATGGCCGCGGCGCAGTTCCGGCTTGATAACCTCACCCTAGTTGTCGACCACAACCGTTTCCAGCAAGGTGCCGCGCTCTCGGATACGAACGACATAGCACCTCTTCGTCCGAAGCTCGAAGCCTTTGGCTGGGACGTCAGCGAAATCGACGGCAACAACATGCATGAGGTCGTCCCGGCGCTCGAACACCGAAGCGATCGCCCGCATTGCATCGTGGCCCACACCAACAAGGGGCATGGAATCTCCTTCATGCAGGATCGTGTCGACTGGCACCACAAGGTTCCGAATAAAGAACAATACGAAGTCGCATTGGCAGAATTGTCGGAGGCACTTTAA
- a CDS encoding ABC transporter permease, producing the protein MVAIDVNEQSRPSVAWLRKLAGATGPLVGLLALCVFLSLSTDAFLSLRNGLNILDQITVLGIMAVGMTFVILIGGIDLSVGSVLALAMMVMGWTANIAGLPLAAGIAVALVASAVSGLIVGLLVTLFRVPAFIATLAMMSAARGVANMITDGQQIVGFPDWFMMLAIDRHFGVLTATVFLMLAVVAVAWVFLHFRSEGRMLYAVGGNPEVARLAGINVQLVTIAVYVASAVLAGLAGIVLAARLDSVQPSSGFGYELDTIAAVVIGGTSLSGGSGGIGGTLIGVLIIGVLRNGLNLLNVSPFLQQVIIGIVIVLAVGAETIRRRRA; encoded by the coding sequence ATGGTGGCGATCGACGTCAATGAACAGAGCCGTCCGTCCGTGGCGTGGCTGAGAAAGCTCGCCGGCGCGACCGGACCGCTTGTCGGATTGCTCGCTCTTTGCGTTTTCTTGAGCCTCAGCACCGATGCGTTTCTGTCGCTCCGCAACGGCCTCAACATTCTCGATCAGATCACCGTGCTCGGAATCATGGCTGTCGGTATGACCTTCGTCATCCTGATCGGCGGCATCGACCTTTCCGTTGGTTCTGTTCTTGCGCTCGCCATGATGGTCATGGGCTGGACGGCAAATATTGCCGGCTTGCCGCTTGCAGCCGGGATTGCAGTCGCACTTGTCGCCTCTGCGGTAAGCGGACTGATCGTCGGACTTCTCGTCACCCTTTTCAGGGTCCCGGCCTTTATCGCGACATTGGCGATGATGTCGGCTGCGCGCGGCGTCGCGAACATGATCACGGACGGCCAGCAGATCGTCGGATTTCCCGACTGGTTCATGATGCTCGCGATCGATCGGCATTTCGGTGTGCTGACGGCAACGGTCTTCCTGATGCTCGCGGTCGTCGCCGTGGCCTGGGTGTTCCTTCACTTCCGCTCCGAGGGGCGCATGCTCTATGCCGTGGGCGGCAATCCGGAAGTGGCTCGTCTTGCCGGCATCAATGTCCAGCTCGTGACGATTGCGGTCTATGTCGCAAGCGCAGTGCTCGCCGGTCTGGCCGGTATCGTGCTGGCGGCTCGTCTCGATTCCGTTCAGCCGTCCAGCGGCTTTGGATACGAACTCGACACGATTGCGGCCGTCGTCATTGGCGGCACTTCGCTCTCCGGTGGATCCGGTGGTATCGGCGGCACGCTGATCGGTGTCCTGATCATCGGTGTCCTGCGCAACGGCCTCAATCTGCTCAACGTCTCGCCATTCCTGCAGCAGGTCATCATCGGCATCGTCATCGTACTTGCGGTCGGTGCGGAAACGATCCGCAGGCGGCGGGCCTGA
- a CDS encoding sugar-binding transcriptional regulator, giving the protein MARLNELRLISRVAQMYHIEGKRQADIAQHLRLSQATVSRMLKRAEAEDIVRTSVIPPVGTYSDLEGALREKYGLPEAIVVECTEDRDGAIMARIGEAAAHLLEVTLAPGEIIGVSSWSQTIFRMVENIHPQKSAQAKYVVQTLGGMGDPSVQTHATQLTTRLARLTGAEPKLLPVQGVTTSREAKLLMQADPFVRETMDLFGSITLAIVGIGAVEPSELLARSGNIFSSRELADLAEAGAVGDISLRFFNKDGKPVKTPLDERVIGFPLEDLERVDRVIALAGGAKKTAAIAGALRIGVIDTLITDKFSAERLIES; this is encoded by the coding sequence ATGGCTCGCCTTAACGAACTCCGCCTGATTTCAAGAGTTGCCCAGATGTACCACATAGAGGGCAAGCGGCAGGCGGACATCGCACAGCACCTTCGCCTGTCGCAGGCAACCGTGTCGCGAATGCTGAAGCGGGCCGAGGCGGAAGACATCGTGCGCACAAGCGTCATTCCGCCCGTGGGCACCTACAGCGATCTCGAAGGAGCGCTGCGCGAGAAATACGGTCTCCCCGAGGCGATTGTCGTCGAATGCACGGAGGATCGCGACGGTGCCATCATGGCCCGGATCGGCGAAGCTGCCGCGCATCTTCTGGAGGTGACGCTTGCGCCCGGCGAAATCATCGGCGTGTCGAGCTGGAGCCAGACGATCTTCAGGATGGTGGAAAACATTCATCCGCAGAAGAGCGCCCAGGCCAAGTACGTCGTGCAGACGCTTGGCGGCATGGGCGACCCGTCGGTCCAAACCCATGCCACCCAGCTGACCACCCGCCTCGCCCGACTGACCGGTGCCGAGCCGAAGCTTCTTCCAGTACAGGGCGTCACGACCTCCCGCGAGGCCAAACTCCTGATGCAGGCGGATCCGTTCGTGCGGGAGACCATGGATCTTTTCGGCAGCATCACGCTCGCCATCGTCGGCATAGGGGCCGTGGAGCCGTCGGAACTTCTGGCGAGATCCGGCAACATCTTCTCGTCGCGGGAGCTCGCCGATCTTGCCGAAGCAGGTGCAGTCGGCGATATATCGCTGCGGTTCTTCAACAAGGACGGCAAGCCTGTGAAGACGCCGCTCGACGAGCGTGTCATCGGCTTCCCGCTTGAAGATCTGGAACGAGTCGATCGGGTCATCGCGCTTGCCGGCGGAGCGAAGAAGACCGCGGCAATCGCCGGCGCCCTGAGGATAGGAGTTATCGATACGCTGATAACGGACAAGTTCAGCGCCGAGCGTCTTATAGAATCATAG
- a CDS encoding MBL fold metallo-hydrolase, producing the protein MTHFICITCGTQFGEGDGPPPACPICEDERQFVPQSGQEWTDMASLGQKHEVIWSEEAEGVFSLQISPHFGIGQRVFLVKGPNGNILWDCLSLIDEPSKARIATMGDLSAIAISHPHFYSSMTEWSAACGGVPIYIHANDSEWVQRRDAALRPWTGETLSIGQATMIRCGGHFDGSCVLHCPWLEGGRGALFVGDTMQVTMDRKFVSFMRSYPNLVPLDARAVTAISETIRPYRFEAIYGAFPGRTVESDGNGVVERSAERYRQAIAS; encoded by the coding sequence ATGACGCATTTTATCTGCATTACATGTGGCACACAGTTCGGCGAAGGCGACGGACCACCTCCGGCCTGCCCAATCTGTGAAGACGAGCGTCAGTTCGTACCTCAATCGGGGCAGGAATGGACCGATATGGCGAGCCTCGGCCAGAAGCATGAGGTAATCTGGAGCGAGGAAGCCGAAGGCGTTTTCAGTCTGCAGATCTCGCCCCATTTCGGCATTGGCCAGCGCGTCTTTCTGGTCAAAGGACCTAACGGCAATATCCTCTGGGACTGCCTCAGCCTTATCGACGAGCCCAGCAAGGCACGGATCGCCACCATGGGCGACTTAAGCGCGATCGCGATCTCCCACCCTCATTTCTATTCATCGATGACCGAATGGAGTGCCGCCTGCGGAGGCGTGCCGATTTATATCCATGCCAATGATAGCGAATGGGTGCAAAGGCGCGATGCGGCGCTACGTCCATGGACAGGCGAGACACTGTCGATTGGACAGGCAACCATGATCCGCTGTGGCGGCCATTTCGACGGCAGTTGCGTGCTCCATTGCCCCTGGCTCGAAGGCGGGCGCGGCGCGCTCTTCGTCGGCGACACGATGCAGGTGACCATGGACCGCAAGTTCGTCAGCTTCATGCGCAGCTACCCAAATCTTGTTCCGCTCGACGCCAGGGCCGTGACGGCGATATCGGAAACCATCCGACCCTATCGTTTCGAAGCGATCTACGGCGCATTTCCCGGTCGAACGGTCGAGAGCGACGGCAACGGCGTGGTGGAACGTTCCGCGGAGAGATATCGGCAGGCGATCGCAAGTTGA
- a CDS encoding phosphotransferase family protein, which produces MKQKTPMRRTPDAALAAAIASGVTGCTPVAVRRFTTGARHYVFDLQFADRRPAVVRIGEPSARAEMAGAVYLSGLLRPGGVPLPAILAENIDAEFPWLLLERFPGMDLGSVILNLSEEKLDAIASQVAHAQAITARTKSAGRYGYAARAEQAPHGTWSQVLLANLARSRGRIGSAGLFDIGLVDAIEHEVAARRGELDKIEATPFLHDTTTKNVIVTPEGAFSGIVDVDDLCFGDPRYPAALTLAALMAYGGPMSYVFAWLRHAGQTDDRLFRLYTSVLLLDLMAEHGHIFNGNETPSAPAVRARMQHALELNLKLARS; this is translated from the coding sequence ATGAAACAGAAAACACCAATGCGGCGCACACCGGATGCCGCGCTTGCCGCCGCCATTGCCTCAGGGGTCACTGGTTGCACACCGGTTGCCGTTAGACGCTTCACAACCGGTGCACGGCACTATGTCTTCGATCTTCAGTTCGCTGACCGGCGTCCAGCCGTCGTCCGCATAGGTGAGCCATCGGCTCGGGCTGAAATGGCCGGTGCAGTTTATCTTTCGGGATTATTGCGGCCCGGAGGTGTGCCGCTACCAGCCATTCTGGCCGAAAATATCGACGCAGAGTTTCCCTGGCTTCTGCTAGAACGCTTTCCCGGCATGGATCTGGGTTCTGTCATCTTAAACCTCTCGGAAGAGAAGCTCGATGCGATTGCCTCACAGGTGGCGCATGCTCAGGCCATCACAGCAAGAACCAAGTCCGCGGGGCGCTACGGATATGCCGCACGAGCGGAACAAGCGCCGCATGGCACATGGTCGCAAGTGTTGCTTGCCAATCTTGCGCGTTCGCGAGGCCGGATCGGATCTGCCGGATTGTTTGACATCGGGCTGGTTGACGCAATCGAACATGAGGTCGCTGCCAGACGCGGAGAGCTCGACAAGATCGAAGCCACACCTTTCCTCCACGACACCACGACGAAGAATGTGATTGTGACACCAGAAGGCGCGTTCAGCGGCATCGTCGATGTCGATGATCTTTGCTTTGGCGATCCACGTTATCCTGCCGCTTTAACACTGGCTGCTCTGATGGCCTATGGTGGCCCCATGAGCTATGTCTTTGCGTGGCTCCGGCATGCCGGGCAAACCGATGACCGGCTTTTTCGTCTCTATACGAGCGTCCTCCTACTGGACCTGATGGCCGAGCATGGCCACATTTTCAACGGCAACGAGACTCCATCAGCGCCTGCAGTTCGAGCAAGGATGCAACACGCGCTTGAACTGAATCTCAAACTCGCACGGTCATGA
- a CDS encoding transketolase family protein, whose amino-acid sequence MNAPVNAPKLHDCRDAFASTLERLAVENETIVAVCNDSVGSSKLGGFKSKFPDRLVNVGIAEQNMVGVGAGLANGGRLPYVCGASPFLTGRSLEQIKADISYSNANVKLVGISSGMAYGELGPTHHSIEDFAWTRVLPNLPVIAPCDRIETAAAVEWAANYNGPCFLRLSRVGVPDLLPEGHKFELGKANLLREGSDVTLIANGTLTHRMVKAAEFLAQRGIEARVLNLATVRPIDEDAIIAAARETGAIVTAEEHSIFGGLGSAVAEVVVDNVPVPMTRLGVPGIYAPTGSAEFLLDEFGMAPSAIADAAQALIKRK is encoded by the coding sequence ATGAACGCGCCTGTGAATGCACCCAAGCTCCATGACTGCCGAGACGCTTTCGCATCGACCCTCGAGCGCCTCGCGGTCGAGAATGAAACGATCGTCGCAGTCTGCAACGATTCGGTCGGATCCTCGAAGCTTGGCGGCTTCAAGTCGAAATTCCCCGATCGCCTGGTCAATGTCGGCATCGCCGAGCAGAACATGGTCGGCGTCGGCGCGGGTCTCGCAAACGGCGGACGCCTCCCCTATGTCTGTGGCGCCTCGCCGTTCCTCACAGGCAGATCGCTCGAGCAGATCAAGGCCGACATCTCCTACTCGAATGCCAACGTCAAGCTCGTCGGCATTTCGTCCGGAATGGCCTATGGCGAGCTCGGTCCGACCCATCACTCGATCGAGGACTTCGCCTGGACGCGCGTTCTGCCCAACCTCCCCGTGATCGCGCCTTGCGACCGCATTGAGACGGCGGCGGCGGTGGAGTGGGCAGCAAATTACAATGGCCCCTGCTTCCTGCGCCTGTCGCGGGTCGGCGTGCCCGACCTCCTGCCGGAAGGCCACAAGTTCGAGCTTGGAAAGGCCAATCTCCTGCGTGAAGGTTCCGATGTCACGCTCATCGCAAACGGAACGTTGACCCATCGCATGGTGAAGGCCGCCGAGTTTCTCGCGCAACGCGGCATAGAGGCCAGAGTGCTCAATCTCGCCACGGTTCGCCCGATCGACGAGGATGCCATCATTGCGGCCGCCAGGGAAACCGGGGCGATCGTGACCGCGGAAGAACATTCGATCTTTGGCGGGCTGGGATCGGCCGTGGCCGAGGTTGTCGTCGACAACGTCCCCGTCCCGATGACGCGCCTCGGCGTTCCCGGCATCTACGCGCCGACCGGATCGGCCGAATTCCTGCTCGACGAATTCGGCATGGCCCCCTCGGCTATTGCGGACGCCGCGCAAGCGCTTATCAAGCGCAAATAG
- a CDS encoding Na/Pi cotransporter family protein codes for MALILGLVALAGHIALLLWGTRMVQTGIQRAFGPDLRSFLGRALSNRTKAFFAGIGVTAILQSSTATGLMASGFAAGGLVDLVPALAVMLGANVGTTLIVQVLSFNVAAASPALILIGVLMFRRTGNSRVHDLGRVMIGLGFMLLALHQLLDLMTQYEGSKALAYVLDAIAATPVLSMLLAAVLTWAAHSSVAVVLLIMSLASKGLVDVDQAFALVLGANLGTAINPLIEGQSGTDLSVKRLPIGNMLTRIVGVIAMIGLLEPAARLSAMIDSDSARAVANFHTAFNVVLAVVFMPLLRPYADLLTKLLPQKIDEADPTRPRYLDPAAKETPVVALGAAAREALRLVDVLSEMLAGAKSALSDTDRKALTRLRSLDNILDSLNTAVKTYLTSIDPDELGEADRRRLNEILLFSMNMEHAGDVLDQNLLPHLAKRLRRGLSFSKEGQLELATLFDRLQSNLQTAAALFMTQNESAARMLAEEKVIFRKAEREGTEAHFQRLRQGGIETAETSSLHLDLLRDLKQINSHLVAAAAYPVLEERGELLQSRTPSPVPPVAVPAHD; via the coding sequence ATGGCGCTTATTCTCGGCCTCGTTGCTCTGGCCGGCCACATCGCCCTTTTGCTCTGGGGTACGCGCATGGTGCAGACCGGTATCCAGCGCGCCTTCGGCCCCGATCTGCGCTCCTTTCTCGGCCGTGCGCTCAGCAATCGCACGAAGGCATTTTTTGCCGGGATCGGCGTCACCGCTATCCTGCAGAGCAGCACGGCTACCGGCCTCATGGCCTCGGGCTTCGCGGCCGGCGGGCTGGTGGATCTCGTGCCGGCGCTCGCCGTCATGCTGGGAGCCAATGTCGGCACGACGCTCATCGTCCAGGTGCTGTCTTTCAATGTCGCAGCGGCTTCGCCGGCGCTGATCCTGATCGGCGTGCTGATGTTCCGCCGAACCGGGAATTCACGCGTGCACGATCTTGGCCGCGTCATGATCGGGCTTGGCTTCATGCTTTTGGCGCTGCACCAGCTTCTCGACCTGATGACGCAGTATGAGGGATCGAAGGCGCTCGCCTACGTCCTTGATGCGATCGCTGCGACGCCGGTGCTGAGCATGCTTCTCGCAGCCGTTCTGACATGGGCTGCCCATTCCAGCGTGGCCGTGGTGCTGCTCATCATGTCGCTTGCAAGCAAGGGGCTCGTCGATGTCGACCAGGCCTTTGCGCTCGTTCTCGGCGCCAATCTCGGCACCGCGATCAACCCACTCATCGAAGGGCAATCGGGAACGGATCTATCGGTGAAGCGGCTGCCCATCGGCAATATGTTGACGCGCATTGTCGGTGTGATCGCGATGATCGGCCTGCTGGAACCAGCCGCGCGCCTGTCGGCAATGATCGATAGCGACAGCGCCCGCGCTGTCGCCAATTTTCATACTGCCTTCAATGTCGTTTTGGCCGTGGTGTTCATGCCGCTATTGCGGCCCTATGCCGATCTATTGACCAAGTTGCTGCCGCAGAAGATCGACGAGGCCGATCCGACCCGCCCGAGATATCTCGATCCGGCGGCCAAGGAAACGCCCGTGGTTGCTCTCGGCGCGGCAGCGCGCGAGGCGCTGAGACTGGTGGACGTGCTCTCGGAAATGCTTGCAGGCGCCAAGTCTGCCTTGTCGGACACGGATCGAAAGGCGCTGACGCGATTGCGGTCGCTGGACAATATCCTCGATAGCCTGAACACGGCGGTAAAGACCTATCTGACATCGATCGATCCCGATGAGCTCGGCGAAGCCGACCGGCGGCGCCTGAACGAAATACTGCTGTTTTCGATGAACATGGAACATGCCGGCGACGTGCTCGACCAGAACCTTCTGCCGCACCTGGCAAAACGCCTGCGCCGAGGTTTGAGCTTCTCGAAGGAAGGACAGCTCGAACTCGCAACATTGTTCGACCGATTGCAGTCGAACCTCCAGACCGCGGCTGCCCTGTTCATGACGCAGAATGAAAGTGCCGCCCGCATGCTGGCGGAGGAGAAGGTGATTTTCCGCAAGGCGGAGCGCGAGGGGACGGAAGCCCATTTCCAGCGTTTGCGCCAGGGCGGGATCGAGACCGCCGAGACCAGCTCACTTCACCTCGACCTTCTGCGCGACCTCAAGCAGATCAATTCCCACCTCGTTGCCGCCGCAGCCTATCCCGTTCTGGAAGAGCGTGGCGAACTTTTGCAGAGCCGGACACCAAGCCCGGTTCCACCGGTTGCAGTGCCTGCACATGATTAA